A portion of the uncultured Bacteroides sp. genome contains these proteins:
- a CDS encoding UvrD-helicase domain-containing protein, producing MELLVYKASAGSGKTFTLAVEYIKLLILNPMAYRQILAVTFTNKATAEMKERILSQLYGIWTKDEGSNAYLLRICSETNKTEEEVSEAAGKALNYMLHDYSRFRVETIDSFFQSVMRNLARELELSPNLNIELNNAEVLSNAVDSMIEKLGPTSPMLAWLLDYINERIADDKRWNVADEVKSFGRNIFDEGYIEKGEGLRQRLKNPNTIKDYRRQLDEMLKEALEQMKSFYDQFEGELDGHALNADDLKGGSRGIGSYFRKLNNGILGDDIRNATVEKCIEDEKNWAAKTSPRYGDILSLASSSLIPLLKDAEEFRTRNNGIVNSCRLSMQHLNKVQLLAGIDEEVRELNRENNRFLLSDTNALLHRLVKDGDSSFVFEKIGTNIRNVMIDEFQDTSRMQWNNFKLLLLEGLSQGADSLIVGDVKQSIYRWRNGDWGILNGLNEHIGPFPIREETLKTNRRSETNIIRFNNRIFKAAVDYLNEIYKSQLNTDCEALQRAYADVEQESPRKEDKGYIKVSFLEPDEEHNYTEQTLISLGEEVERLLSSGIRINNIAILVRKNKNIPQIADYFDKELQCKVVSDEAFRLDASLSICMMIDALRYLSNPENKIAAAQLAVSYQTEIVKKETDINTILLHDAKEFLPQTFIEMKDVLHLMPLYEVLEELFSIFEMNRITQQDAYLFAFFDAVTDYVQSNSSDTDAFIRFWEETLCSKTIPSGEIDGIRIFSIHKSKGLEFHTVLLPFCDWKLENETNNQLVWCVPTTAPFDGLDIVPINYSSQMAESVYKDDYLQERLQLWVDNLNLLYVAFTRAGKNLIVWSKKGQRGTISDLLLNTLPQVAAQSDTEWDEETPYEYGELCPSEEEKANKETNKLLQRPEKRPVMMESMRHDIEFRQSNRSADFIKGIDEEESESRFIDHGKLLHTLFSAIETEADIEVAIERLVFEGIIGSHETEEEIRRLTLKAFTQPQIRNWYSGEWRLFNECAIIYKEKGILQTRRPDRVMMKNEEVVVVDFKFGKQNKKYNKQVQGYMSLLAKMKYTHISGYLWYVEEDVIERIQPANN from the coding sequence ATGGAACTCCTTGTCTACAAAGCATCTGCCGGCTCAGGTAAAACATTTACCTTGGCCGTGGAATACATTAAGTTACTCATTCTCAATCCCATGGCTTACCGCCAAATACTAGCTGTGACATTCACCAATAAGGCCACAGCGGAAATGAAAGAACGTATCCTCAGCCAACTATATGGAATATGGACGAAAGACGAAGGATCTAACGCTTATTTGTTAAGGATATGCAGCGAAACGAATAAAACGGAAGAGGAAGTCAGCGAAGCTGCCGGAAAAGCACTCAACTACATGTTGCACGATTACAGTCGCTTTCGCGTAGAGACAATCGACTCTTTCTTTCAGTCGGTAATGCGTAACCTTGCTCGCGAACTGGAACTAAGCCCCAACCTGAATATAGAGTTAAACAATGCTGAAGTGCTGAGTAATGCCGTCGATTCGATGATAGAAAAGCTTGGACCCACCTCTCCTATGCTTGCCTGGTTACTCGATTATATCAACGAACGAATAGCAGACGACAAGCGATGGAACGTTGCCGACGAAGTGAAAAGCTTTGGAAGAAACATTTTCGATGAGGGGTATATTGAAAAAGGAGAAGGACTTCGGCAACGACTTAAGAACCCAAATACCATTAAGGATTATCGCCGCCAATTGGATGAAATGTTGAAAGAGGCTTTGGAACAGATGAAAAGTTTCTACGATCAGTTTGAAGGGGAATTGGATGGACACGCCCTCAATGCTGATGACCTGAAAGGTGGTTCAAGAGGAATAGGCAGTTACTTTCGCAAACTGAACAATGGTATCTTGGGCGACGACATCCGTAATGCCACTGTAGAGAAGTGCATTGAGGATGAAAAAAACTGGGCAGCAAAGACTTCGCCTCGCTATGGCGACATTCTTTCGTTGGCTTCGTCAAGCCTGATACCTTTGCTAAAAGATGCCGAAGAGTTCCGCACTCGTAATAATGGGATAGTGAACAGTTGCCGCTTATCCATGCAACACCTCAACAAAGTGCAGCTACTAGCCGGCATCGACGAGGAAGTTCGCGAACTGAACAGAGAGAACAATCGTTTTCTCCTGTCGGATACCAATGCTTTGCTTCATCGATTGGTGAAAGATGGTGATTCCTCTTTCGTATTCGAGAAGATAGGAACTAATATTCGCAATGTGATGATAGATGAGTTTCAGGATACCAGTCGCATGCAGTGGAACAACTTTAAACTATTACTGCTAGAAGGTTTATCGCAAGGAGCGGATAGCCTCATTGTAGGCGATGTGAAGCAGTCTATCTACCGTTGGCGAAATGGTGATTGGGGCATACTGAACGGATTAAACGAGCATATCGGACCTTTCCCCATCCGTGAGGAAACCCTGAAGACTAATCGACGAAGCGAGACGAATATCATACGCTTTAACAACCGCATCTTCAAGGCCGCAGTAGACTATCTGAATGAAATCTATAAGTCGCAATTGAACACCGACTGTGAAGCTCTGCAACGGGCATACGCTGACGTGGAACAAGAATCGCCTCGCAAAGAGGATAAAGGTTATATCAAAGTATCTTTCCTTGAACCCGACGAAGAACATAACTACACAGAGCAAACGCTCATCAGTTTGGGCGAAGAGGTAGAACGATTGTTGAGTAGCGGTATCCGTATAAACAATATTGCCATCTTGGTACGTAAGAATAAAAACATTCCTCAAATAGCCGACTATTTCGATAAAGAGCTGCAATGCAAGGTGGTTTCCGACGAGGCATTCCGTCTCGATGCATCGCTCTCCATCTGCATGATGATAGATGCTCTGCGTTATCTTTCAAATCCTGAAAATAAAATAGCTGCTGCCCAATTGGCTGTGAGCTATCAAACGGAGATAGTTAAAAAAGAGACTGACATCAATACGATATTGCTTCACGATGCGAAAGAATTTCTACCGCAAACGTTTATTGAGATGAAGGATGTCTTACACCTTATGCCTTTATACGAAGTATTGGAAGAGCTATTCAGCATCTTCGAAATGAACCGAATCACGCAGCAAGACGCTTATCTATTTGCCTTTTTTGATGCCGTGACGGATTATGTACAAAGCAACTCTTCGGACACGGATGCATTTATTCGTTTCTGGGAAGAGACGTTGTGCAGCAAAACCATTCCCAGCGGTGAGATTGACGGTATCCGTATTTTCTCTATCCACAAATCGAAAGGATTGGAGTTTCACACGGTGCTACTGCCTTTTTGTGATTGGAAGTTGGAGAACGAAACAAACAACCAGTTGGTGTGGTGTGTTCCTACCACCGCTCCTTTCGACGGACTTGATATTGTGCCGATCAATTATTCATCTCAAATGGCAGAGTCGGTGTATAAGGATGATTACTTGCAGGAAAGATTGCAACTATGGGTAGATAACTTAAATCTGCTCTATGTTGCCTTTACACGTGCCGGAAAGAATCTGATTGTATGGTCTAAAAAGGGACAACGAGGAACCATATCCGACCTCCTGCTAAATACCCTTCCGCAAGTTGCCGCCCAGAGTGACACCGAATGGGATGAGGAAACACCGTACGAATATGGAGAACTCTGCCCCTCTGAAGAAGAAAAAGCGAATAAGGAAACCAATAAATTACTTCAAAGACCAGAGAAACGCCCTGTGATGATGGAGTCAATGCGACACGATATTGAGTTTAGACAGTCCAACCGTTCGGCGGACTTTATAAAAGGTATTGACGAGGAGGAATCTGAAAGTCGATTTATTGATCACGGAAAGCTATTGCATACATTGTTCTCTGCCATCGAAACCGAGGCGGACATCGAAGTAGCCATAGAACGGCTGGTATTCGAAGGTATCATCGGGAGTCATGAAACGGAAGAAGAAATACGTCGCCTTACCCTGAAAGCTTTTACGCAACCGCAAATACGCAACTGGTATTCCGGTGAGTGGAGGTTATTCAACGAATGTGCCATTATATATAAGGAGAAAGGAATATTACAAACCCGTCGTCCGGACCGCGTGATGATGAAGAACGAAGAAGTCGTGGTAGTGGATTTCAAATTCGGTAAACAAAATAAGAAATATAACAAGCAGGTACAAGGATACATGTCCTTGCTCGCAAAAATGAAATACACTCACATTTCGGGATACCTATGGTATGTAGAAGAAGATGTGATAGAACGCATTCAACCTGCCAATAATTAA
- a CDS encoding YhcH/YjgK/YiaL family protein → MKNKSFLSRILCAALVSVFCAFLSNVQAENTPWSKKKACQWCHKGEWSNGFKAVPYKATNCIEFATQYQKNKELWDKMFRWLGENDLLTLPQGTYEIDGKRCFIKVSDSQTRDASKSKVESHRQYIDLQYVAKGTERFGLVKVKDATPITDYKPDVIHYQAKKIKYVDSKPDFFFLFFPNDYHQAMVKAEKEEVVRLIVAKIEYLP, encoded by the coding sequence ATGAAAAACAAATCTTTCTTAAGCCGCATACTATGTGCCGCTTTAGTCTCCGTTTTCTGCGCTTTCTTATCAAATGTTCAGGCAGAAAACACTCCGTGGAGCAAGAAAAAAGCATGCCAATGGTGCCATAAAGGAGAATGGTCTAACGGATTCAAAGCCGTGCCATACAAAGCAACCAACTGTATTGAGTTTGCCACTCAGTATCAGAAGAACAAAGAATTGTGGGATAAAATGTTTCGTTGGTTGGGCGAGAACGATCTGCTCACCCTGCCACAAGGAACCTACGAAATAGATGGGAAACGTTGTTTCATTAAAGTATCCGATAGCCAGACGCGTGATGCAAGCAAGAGTAAAGTAGAATCTCACCGTCAGTACATTGACTTGCAGTATGTGGCCAAAGGAACCGAACGCTTCGGACTAGTTAAAGTCAAAGATGCTACACCTATAACTGATTATAAGCCGGATGTGATTCATTATCAGGCAAAAAAGATAAAATACGTAGATTCAAAACCTGATTTTTTCTTCTTATTCTTCCCTAACGACTATCACCAAGCTATGGTAAAGGCAGAAAAAGAAGAAGTAGTGAGACTCATCGTAGCCAAAATAGAGTATTTACCTTAA